The proteins below are encoded in one region of Methanosarcina barkeri 3:
- a CDS encoding ABC transporter permease: MTIKTELINSLAVAEKEFKILSRRKGVVIPLLLFPLVMMIFFGYGMGGTLRDAPFLIVNSDTGQASSSLIQEVGSYTSKYDGYPMFSVTYTKDMSQSEAESKINSGVYKGALIIPPDFSDNIAKNQSTTLTLLTDSSDTTASESIINTIKQLLTTTGLLTITGLVSLNIPNIYGSLEYLDFLTPGIIALTIFFGSVMTTGSAIAEEKESGTLIRMLMTPISKRSVILGKTIYQLILELAKAVILILVAYFLVGFRINGSWLLVALVLIVFTLGGVGVGIILSAKAESMESFDQLAMLVTMPSMFLTGVFFPLSSAPVWMQYLARCVPLTYAIDAMRTIMVKGQNLNAISTDLIILTLFAIVTFTLGVHLFRREA; encoded by the coding sequence ATGACAATAAAAACGGAACTAATAAATTCATTAGCGGTAGCGGAAAAAGAATTCAAAATTCTTTCCAGAAGAAAAGGGGTTGTAATTCCTTTGTTATTATTCCCCTTAGTAATGATGATTTTTTTTGGCTACGGAATGGGAGGGACGTTAAGAGACGCTCCTTTTCTCATTGTCAATAGCGACACTGGCCAGGCATCAAGTTCTCTTATTCAAGAAGTTGGAAGTTATACTTCAAAATATGATGGATATCCAATGTTTTCTGTGACTTACACAAAGGACATGTCGCAGTCTGAAGCAGAGAGTAAGATAAACTCAGGAGTTTATAAAGGCGCTCTAATTATTCCACCGGATTTTAGTGATAACATAGCAAAAAATCAGAGTACCACTTTAACACTTTTGACTGACTCCTCAGACACTACCGCAAGTGAAAGTATTATAAATACCATTAAACAGTTGTTGACAACAACCGGGTTATTAACAATAACCGGACTAGTATCTTTAAACATTCCTAACATTTACGGCAGTCTGGAATACCTGGATTTCCTCACACCTGGCATTATAGCCCTTACGATATTTTTTGGTTCAGTAATGACCACAGGTTCTGCAATTGCAGAAGAAAAAGAATCCGGCACACTTATTCGCATGTTAATGACACCTATTAGTAAAAGATCTGTTATTCTCGGGAAAACTATCTATCAGCTAATACTGGAATTAGCCAAAGCTGTAATCCTGATACTTGTAGCTTATTTTCTTGTAGGATTCCGCATAAATGGTAGCTGGCTTCTTGTTGCTCTGGTACTGATTGTTTTTACTCTTGGTGGTGTCGGAGTGGGGATAATTTTGTCGGCTAAGGCAGAAAGTATGGAATCTTTTGATCAATTAGCCATGCTGGTCACTATGCCATCCATGTTCCTTACAGGTGTGTTTTTTCCTTTGAGTTCGGCTCCAGTCTGGATGCAGTATTTAGCGCGTTGCGTACCTCTGACTTATGCAATTGATGCTATGCGTACCATCATGGTAAAGGGTCAGAATTTGAACGCCATATCTACTGATTTGATAATACTCACTCTCTTTGCAATTGTTACCTTTACTTTAGGTGTCCATCTATTCAGGAGGGAAGCATAA
- a CDS encoding COG1361 S-layer family protein, with translation MKKMIIFSLISLLLLAMISCAEGASSSPDNYNVPQSFDLGKNYYTVEGSPDLNANIIGSNEFDRDQTATLNINVMNKGKLLGFKNDKTPYDADEIYAARTEMKLESGIVDATNVVASLSTDPNSPIEVKSVSQEIGSVKSGENSIAPAKFDIKIDKKAKAGEYNLYLNLSYDYQKNVQIMDPDAVAQTYDANRWYGMMNQNLTLKVKVNDQADFEIVNTTGSLSPGGENMIDITIKNTGEEEARNVKAIINPADPLSTTDSAAFLSTIAPGSTAVAKIKIKADSEAVPKIYGIDTVLKYETPEGDIKYTDILQAPVEIREAGFFEKIFGWI, from the coding sequence ATGAAAAAAATGATAATATTCTCTTTAATCTCTCTTCTATTGCTTGCTATGATATCATGCGCAGAAGGCGCTTCCAGTTCCCCGGACAATTACAATGTTCCTCAAAGCTTTGATCTTGGAAAAAATTACTATACCGTAGAAGGCAGTCCTGATCTTAACGCCAATATTATTGGAAGTAACGAATTTGATAGAGATCAAACGGCTACTTTGAATATTAATGTGATGAACAAAGGCAAATTGTTAGGATTTAAGAATGACAAAACTCCTTATGATGCGGACGAAATCTATGCTGCTCGAACAGAAATGAAGCTGGAAAGCGGTATAGTGGATGCTACAAACGTAGTAGCTTCTCTTTCAACAGATCCGAACAGTCCGATTGAAGTCAAATCGGTAAGTCAGGAAATCGGTTCCGTAAAAAGTGGAGAAAACTCAATAGCACCAGCAAAATTCGATATAAAAATAGATAAGAAAGCAAAGGCTGGGGAATACAACCTTTACCTGAACCTTTCCTATGATTACCAGAAAAATGTGCAAATAATGGATCCGGATGCAGTTGCTCAGACATATGATGCAAACCGCTGGTATGGAATGATGAACCAGAATCTGACCTTAAAGGTTAAGGTGAATGATCAGGCTGATTTTGAGATCGTAAACACTACAGGCAGTCTTTCCCCGGGTGGGGAGAATATGATTGATATAACGATTAAAAACACAGGCGAGGAAGAAGCAAGAAACGTTAAAGCGATAATTAATCCGGCTGATCCTTTAAGCACAACCGATAGTGCAGCATTCCTATCTACTATAGCGCCTGGCAGTACGGCCGTTGCAAAAATTAAAATTAAGGCAGATAGCGAAGCTGTACCCAAAATATATGGAATTGACACAGTTTTAAAATATGAAACTCCGGAAGGTGACATTAAGTATACAGACATCCTTCAGGCTCCAGTAGAAATAAGGGAAGCAGGATTCTTCGAGAAAATCTTTGGATGGATATAA
- a CDS encoding ABC transporter ATP-binding protein, with the protein MEPIIEVKNLVKTFDSRGKKITAVNDVSFNVFKGEIFGMIGPNGAGKSTTFSMLTTLTKPTSGSIKIAGFDVEKQDDKIRPIIGIVPQKLSLYPLLTTRENLEFMGKLYNLPKKVMEERIDYYLELVGLEDSADSFTEGFSGGMKQRLSVICAMMHDPQILFWDEPSTGLDPQTRQAIWKLAKKFNEDGKTLIFTTHYMEEAENICDRVAVMNSGKMVALDKPEVLKKTSGSSNLEQVFMHFAGEEVYN; encoded by the coding sequence ATGGAACCGATAATTGAAGTCAAAAACCTGGTCAAAACTTTTGATTCCAGAGGGAAAAAAATCACCGCAGTGAATGATGTTAGCTTCAATGTTTTTAAAGGAGAAATTTTTGGCATGATAGGACCAAATGGAGCTGGCAAATCCACTACTTTTTCCATGCTGACCACACTAACAAAGCCTACAAGCGGCAGTATAAAAATCGCAGGCTTCGATGTTGAAAAACAGGATGATAAGATAAGACCTATTATCGGCATAGTTCCTCAGAAACTTAGCCTTTATCCACTTCTTACAACCAGGGAGAACCTTGAGTTTATGGGAAAACTTTACAATCTCCCAAAAAAGGTAATGGAAGAGCGAATTGATTATTATCTAGAACTTGTAGGCCTTGAAGATAGTGCTGATAGTTTTACAGAAGGCTTTTCAGGTGGCATGAAACAACGCCTTTCAGTGATCTGTGCAATGATGCATGACCCTCAAATCTTGTTTTGGGATGAACCTTCAACAGGTCTTGACCCTCAGACAAGGCAAGCTATCTGGAAACTCGCTAAGAAATTCAATGAAGATGGAAAAACACTGATATTTACAACTCATTACATGGAAGAGGCGGAAAATATCTGTGATAGGGTTGCTGTAATGAATTCAGGCAAAATGGTAGCTCTGGATAAACCGGAAGTTCTAAAGAAAACCTCTGGGAGTTCAAATCTTGAACAGGTGTTTATGCACTTTGCGGGAGAGGAGGTGTATAATTAA
- the aroA gene encoding 3-phosphoshikimate 1-carboxyvinyltransferase, with translation MRVSIDKSSIKGEVLAPPSKSYTHRAVALAALSKESTVRHPLISADTLATVRASEMFGASVEREEDKLIIHGINGKPNVPDDVIDAANSGTTLRFMTAIAALTDGVTVLTGDASLRTRPNGPLLEVLKRLGVKACSTRGNERAPLVVKGGLKGKDVSIDGSISSQFISALLITCPLAENSTTLSITGKLKSRPYVDVTLEMLELAGIKVHIDESKGIRFIIPGKQKYDFKDYTVPGDFSSTSYLLAAAAMTNGSEVTVKNLFPSKQGDKVIVEILKQMGADITWDKEAGNVTVRGGRQLKATTFDAGATPDLVPTVAVLAAVAEGTSRIENAEHVRYKETDRLRALATELPKLGVDLKEERDSLTITGGKLHGAAVHGWDDHRIVMALSIAGMVAGNTTIDTTEAVSISYPGFFKDMCSLGAKIKDISEE, from the coding sequence ATGCGTGTTTCTATTGACAAATCCTCAATCAAAGGGGAAGTCCTTGCCCCACCCTCAAAGAGTTACACCCACAGGGCTGTAGCCCTGGCAGCTCTTTCGAAAGAATCAACCGTCAGGCATCCCCTAATTTCGGCCGATACTCTTGCAACAGTCCGAGCTTCCGAGATGTTTGGTGCCTCGGTTGAGAGGGAAGAAGACAAGCTTATTATTCATGGAATTAATGGGAAACCAAATGTCCCTGATGATGTAATTGATGCTGCAAATTCTGGGACAACTCTTCGGTTTATGACCGCAATAGCAGCACTTACTGATGGGGTTACAGTGCTTACCGGAGATGCTTCCCTTCGTACCCGGCCAAACGGGCCTCTTCTTGAAGTTCTCAAGAGATTAGGAGTAAAAGCCTGCTCCACTCGAGGAAACGAGAGAGCTCCACTTGTTGTTAAAGGCGGACTTAAGGGAAAGGATGTGAGTATTGACGGCTCTATCAGTTCCCAGTTTATCTCGGCTCTTCTAATAACCTGTCCACTTGCCGAAAACAGTACTACCCTTTCTATCACAGGAAAACTTAAATCAAGACCTTATGTGGACGTAACCCTTGAAATGCTTGAACTGGCAGGCATTAAAGTTCATATCGATGAAAGTAAAGGTATTAGGTTCATAATTCCAGGAAAACAGAAGTACGATTTCAAAGATTATACCGTTCCTGGCGACTTTTCCTCTACGTCCTACCTCCTTGCAGCCGCAGCTATGACGAACGGATCTGAGGTTACAGTCAAAAATCTTTTTCCATCAAAACAGGGAGATAAGGTAATCGTTGAAATCTTGAAACAAATGGGAGCAGATATTACCTGGGATAAAGAAGCAGGCAATGTGACTGTTAGGGGAGGAAGACAATTAAAAGCTACAACTTTTGACGCCGGAGCAACCCCTGACCTTGTCCCTACTGTCGCTGTCCTGGCTGCAGTTGCCGAAGGGACTAGCAGAATTGAAAATGCCGAACATGTTAGATATAAGGAAACGGACCGTCTGCGAGCCCTCGCAACCGAACTTCCGAAGCTTGGAGTAGACCTTAAAGAGGAAAGAGACAGCCTGACCATTACCGGTGGAAAACTGCATGGGGCAGCAGTGCATGGATGGGATGATCATAGAATAGTTATGGCTCTTTCAATAGCAGGAATGGTCGCAGGAAATACAACAATTGACACAACAGAGGCTGTATCGATTTCTTACCCTGGCTTTTTTAAAGATATGTGCAGCCTTGGAGCGAAAATTAAGGATATTTCGGAAGAATAA
- a CDS encoding MarR family winged helix-turn-helix transcriptional regulator, which yields MEFGPLGNPHRGQGRVLSILKLKPEISQKELTYLLDMSKQGLAELLNKLEKKGYIKREPVEEDRRSFNIKLTEEGATVAGEIDDMPLDLDKVFDCLSDEELAKLYEYLKRIIGCLEDQLPGDDNDLRKQMMERFMEHYLHGKHGDDFSGLFGGRFPHGRGSRKGHDERKQMMEMFMEHYHHGKHGDDFSGSFRGRFPNEWGSRIDDDERNE from the coding sequence ATGGAATTTGGACCGTTGGGCAACCCGCACAGAGGACAGGGGCGTGTGCTCTCTATTCTAAAGTTGAAGCCGGAAATAAGCCAGAAAGAATTAACTTACCTGCTGGATATGAGCAAGCAAGGTTTGGCGGAACTCCTTAATAAACTGGAAAAGAAAGGCTATATCAAGCGTGAACCGGTAGAGGAAGATCGTCGCAGCTTCAATATAAAACTCACCGAAGAGGGTGCTACCGTTGCCGGCGAGATTGATGACATGCCGCTTGATCTGGATAAAGTGTTTGACTGTCTAAGTGATGAAGAACTTGCTAAACTCTATGAATATTTGAAACGCATCATTGGATGCCTTGAAGATCAATTACCAGGTGATGATAATGACTTGCGCAAGCAGATGATGGAGAGGTTTATGGAACATTATCTCCACGGAAAACATGGAGACGATTTCTCAGGTTTATTTGGAGGCAGATTCCCTCATGGGCGGGGTAGCAGGAAAGGTCATGACGAAAGGAAGCAGATGATGGAGATGTTTATGGAACATTATCATCATGGAAAACATGGAGACGATTTCTCAGGTTCCTTCAGAGGCAGATTCCCTAATGAGTGGGGTAGCAGGATAGATGATGACGAAAGGAATGAGTGA
- a CDS encoding thymidylate synthase, giving the protein MEDRFEIGRIVRAKTISDAWYRGLNIIRNHGQVITDERGSQIREFMDLMIIIEDPYTDRIPCGTAWNEERLEEYAKQLISGENTQDFEYTYGQRLRNWHGKVDQIDYVIEKLQENPTSRRAIAVTWIPPMDTKVNEVPCMMLDDFKIRDGRMHLTTLFRSHDFGGAYPANLYGLSKLLEYVADRVGIEPGTITTISISAHIYDHDWDMVENIIKGVN; this is encoded by the coding sequence ATGGAAGACAGATTTGAAATTGGCAGAATTGTCAGGGCAAAAACTATCTCTGATGCATGGTATCGCGGGCTTAACATCATCCGAAATCACGGGCAGGTTATTACGGATGAAAGAGGAAGCCAGATCAGGGAATTTATGGATTTGATGATCATAATTGAAGACCCCTATACTGACAGGATCCCATGTGGAACTGCCTGGAATGAGGAAAGACTTGAAGAGTATGCAAAACAGCTGATCTCAGGAGAAAACACACAGGACTTTGAATACACATACGGGCAGCGCCTTCGAAACTGGCATGGAAAAGTTGATCAAATAGATTATGTAATCGAAAAACTGCAGGAAAACCCTACTTCCAGACGAGCAATTGCAGTTACCTGGATTCCTCCTATGGACACGAAAGTTAATGAAGTTCCCTGCATGATGCTTGATGACTTTAAAATAAGAGACGGAAGGATGCATCTCACAACTCTTTTTAGAAGCCACGATTTTGGGGGAGCTTATCCGGCAAACCTTTACGGACTCTCGAAACTCCTCGAGTACGTAGCTGATAGAGTGGGAATAGAACCCGGAACAATCACAACTATCAGTATCTCAGCACATATATATGATCATGACTGGGATATGGTAGAAAATATTATAAAAGGAGTGAACTGA
- a CDS encoding class I SAM-dependent methyltransferase, translated as MKETNPSFTAMMTAYIRAYHSMHDTPKIFDDYLAIA; from the coding sequence GTGAAAGAAACAAACCCTAGTTTTACTGCAATGATGACAGCCTACATACGTGCTTATCATTCTATGCATGATACTCCAAAAATATTTGATGATTACCTAGCTATAGCTTGA
- a CDS encoding 50S ribosomal protein L11 methyltransferase encodes MEMRCRCGDKCIRPISETLKDIELFYKPCSNCKIGKIKKFSPLAEQINLDEIDNYFGSCKCGKRHLDIVMSHVLKIMIDEGVKDKKANLRNSCVPLVTPGYPTDSVPYLPKDSLVILSDEMDKRCAERIIKEVGEVSGVLKGDIRKTVGIKDSDSNPHVYELLAGCDLRCDIVQTPYGALGIYKYQHEIHIEFPKAKSPKIEILEKVLEHYNKPTVLDCTCGPGTLGIACLKANAQKVVFNDIWSPAIEITLINLETNGFPVKPSGNEEGLIASGDKFEVYSMDIRKLANYLDKKFDICIIDTFPGVDTKEFVEAADKLGKKVVLV; translated from the coding sequence ATGGAAATGAGGTGTAGGTGTGGAGATAAGTGCATAAGGCCTATTTCGGAAACATTAAAAGACATTGAATTATTCTACAAACCGTGCAGCAATTGCAAAATAGGAAAAATAAAGAAATTCTCCCCTCTGGCAGAACAGATTAATTTAGATGAAATAGATAACTATTTTGGAAGTTGTAAATGCGGTAAAAGGCATCTTGATATTGTAATGTCTCATGTACTAAAAATAATGATTGATGAAGGAGTAAAAGATAAAAAAGCTAATTTAAGGAATTCGTGTGTTCCTCTTGTGACTCCTGGCTATCCAACTGATTCTGTTCCCTATTTACCTAAGGATTCTTTAGTAATATTATCTGATGAAATGGATAAAAGATGTGCTGAAAGAATTATAAAGGAAGTGGGAGAAGTTAGTGGGGTTTTAAAAGGAGATATAAGAAAAACTGTGGGTATAAAAGATTCTGATTCTAACCCTCATGTATATGAACTTCTTGCTGGATGCGATTTAAGATGTGATATTGTACAGACTCCTTACGGTGCTTTGGGAATATATAAGTATCAGCATGAAATTCACATAGAGTTTCCAAAGGCAAAATCGCCCAAAATAGAGATACTTGAAAAAGTTTTGGAACATTATAATAAGCCTACTGTTCTTGATTGTACATGTGGCCCTGGGACTTTAGGAATAGCATGCCTTAAAGCCAACGCGCAAAAAGTTGTTTTTAATGATATATGGAGTCCTGCAATAGAAATTACCTTGATTAATTTAGAGACTAATGGATTTCCAGTCAAACCTTCGGGTAATGAAGAAGGATTAATAGCATCTGGAGATAAATTTGAAGTTTATAGTATGGATATCAGGAAATTAGCAAATTATTTAGATAAAAAATTTGATATTTGTATTATAGATACATTTCCTGGTGTGGATACAAAAGAATTTGTAGAAGCGGCAGACAAATTAGGCAAAAAAGTTGTCCTGGTTTGA
- a CDS encoding flavodoxin family protein yields the protein MKIIGFIASPRKEGNTAWIINQILEEAQKQGAETQSWSFGDLDIKPCRGCLGCHKDDGNRGCLINDDMQQLYNALAHADALVLGSPVYMGQMSAQAKIFTDRLFAYISPRFSPHFKEKAMKKKLLLVFTQGNPDASFFQEYFDYTKKMFQLLEFDVKEVLVVAGMRDRPAHERKDLHTVLKDVGSSLVSE from the coding sequence ATGAAAATCATTGGATTTATCGCAAGCCCGCGAAAAGAAGGCAATACCGCCTGGATCATCAACCAAATACTCGAAGAGGCGCAAAAACAGGGTGCTGAAACGCAGTCCTGGTCTTTCGGCGATCTTGATATCAAACCTTGCCGGGGTTGTTTGGGATGTCATAAAGACGATGGCAATCGAGGTTGTCTTATCAACGACGACATGCAGCAGCTGTATAACGCGCTTGCGCACGCCGATGCCCTGGTGCTTGGCTCACCGGTGTACATGGGACAGATGAGTGCCCAGGCGAAGATATTCACCGACAGGTTGTTTGCGTACATCTCTCCGCGTTTTTCTCCGCATTTCAAAGAAAAAGCCATGAAAAAAAAGCTGCTGCTTGTGTTTACGCAGGGGAATCCTGATGCCAGCTTTTTCCAGGAGTATTTTGATTATACGAAAAAGATGTTTCAGCTGCTGGAATTTGATGTGAAAGAGGTACTTGTCGTCGCCGGTATGCGAGATAGACCGGCACATGAAAGAAAAGATCTGCACACTGTCTTGAAGGATGTTGGTTCATCGCTGGTTTCGGAATGA